Proteins from one Microbacterium faecale genomic window:
- a CDS encoding GMC family oxidoreductase has translation MTSWDYIVVGAGSAGALVAERLSAAPSRSVLLLEAGPDYRAADTPIEFRDRTKGLGLTLEAPKTGTPAFYWHGTSAVRARGQEPFPYRRGRGLGGSSTVNGLYAIRGVADDFRAWENLGARGWGAEAMLDASCAIEDDLDFGDRPYHGSHGPTPIYREPESGWGGVDHAVRDAALAAGYEWHPDHNAPGSTGVSPTAMNIRDGQRVSTNHAYLEPARDRENLRIVGDTLVDRVLFSGDRAIGVVTADGEEHHARQEVFLCGGSTASPAILMRSGIGPRDDLAALGIDVRADLPVGRGSQDHAVTFIEVPVLPAAQQSVAHRPTNIVLRYSSGLGRDNDMMMMATNHNYWFGRDTAGIAISLQSPDSRGTMTLRSRDPRDEPHFDFDFLSAGSDLERMRDGLARGRALMDDEAFGRIRTGEPTWPQDDAEILATVKDTMHLTSTVPIGSEGSARAVVGPDCRVFGTRGLRVIDASVLPTVPSANTYLTVLAAAELFMQKFEGEAR, from the coding sequence ATGACGAGCTGGGACTACATCGTGGTGGGTGCCGGATCGGCCGGGGCGCTGGTCGCCGAACGGCTCAGCGCGGCGCCGTCCCGATCCGTGCTCCTGTTGGAAGCCGGCCCCGATTATCGGGCCGCCGACACCCCGATCGAGTTTCGCGACCGCACGAAGGGCCTCGGCCTGACGCTCGAGGCCCCGAAGACGGGCACCCCCGCGTTCTACTGGCACGGCACGAGCGCGGTCCGCGCGCGCGGCCAGGAGCCGTTCCCGTACCGCCGCGGCCGCGGCCTCGGCGGCAGTTCGACGGTGAACGGGCTCTACGCGATCCGCGGAGTCGCAGACGACTTCCGTGCCTGGGAGAATCTCGGCGCCCGCGGCTGGGGCGCCGAGGCGATGCTCGACGCGTCGTGTGCGATCGAGGACGACCTCGACTTCGGGGATCGGCCGTATCACGGCAGCCACGGCCCGACGCCGATCTACCGCGAACCCGAGTCCGGGTGGGGAGGCGTCGATCACGCGGTGCGCGATGCCGCGCTGGCCGCTGGCTACGAATGGCACCCGGATCACAACGCGCCCGGCAGCACCGGCGTCTCGCCGACGGCGATGAACATCCGTGACGGACAGCGCGTCTCGACGAACCACGCCTACCTCGAGCCGGCCCGCGACCGCGAGAACCTGCGCATCGTCGGCGACACGCTCGTCGACCGCGTCCTGTTCTCGGGCGATCGGGCGATCGGGGTCGTCACGGCGGATGGCGAGGAGCACCACGCGCGCCAGGAAGTGTTCCTCTGCGGCGGATCCACGGCGTCTCCCGCGATTCTCATGCGCTCCGGAATCGGACCGCGCGACGACCTCGCCGCCCTCGGCATCGACGTACGCGCGGATCTTCCCGTCGGGCGCGGATCCCAGGATCACGCCGTGACGTTCATCGAGGTGCCCGTGCTGCCGGCGGCGCAGCAGTCGGTCGCGCACCGCCCCACGAACATCGTGCTGCGGTACTCGTCCGGTCTCGGTCGCGACAACGACATGATGATGATGGCGACGAACCACAACTACTGGTTCGGGCGGGACACGGCGGGCATCGCGATCTCCTTGCAGTCGCCCGACTCGCGCGGCACCATGACGCTGCGTTCGCGCGATCCGCGCGACGAGCCGCATTTCGACTTCGACTTCCTCTCGGCGGGCAGCGACCTCGAGCGGATGCGCGACGGGCTCGCCCGCGGGCGGGCGCTCATGGACGACGAGGCTTTCGGGCGGATCCGGACAGGCGAGCCGACATGGCCGCAGGACGACGCCGAGATCCTCGCGACGGTGAAGGACACGATGCACCTGACGTCGACCGTGCCGATCGGATCCGAGGGCTCGGCCCGCGCGGTCGTCGGACCCGACTGCCGCGTCTTCGGAACGCGGGGCCTGCGCGTCATCGACGCCTCCGTGCTGCCGACGGTGCCGAGCGCCAACACTTACCTGACGGTGCTCGCCGCCGCCGAGCTGTTCATGCAGAAATTCGAGGGGGAAGCACGATGA